DNA from Sorangium aterium:
AGGCGGAGCCGGCGGCTGCGGAGGCAACGGCGGCGGTGGTGGGAAGGCGGGAGGGTCAAGCATCGGGATCGTGAGCCTGGGCACGAAGCTGGTGCTGACGGAGGTGACGGTCGCGGTCGGCAAGGCGGGGAAGGGTGGACAGGGCGCCAGCGGAAGACGCGGCGCTGATGGAGGTATGGGTGCGACTGGAGGTACCGCCTCGGAGAACGTGGACTCCGTCCCCGGCTGCGATGGGGGCAAAGGCGGTCGAGGCGGTCCCGGCGGTCCCGGCGGAGGCGGTCGAGGCGGCCATGCAGTCGGTATCGCGTATGCGGCGGCGCCGAGCAGTCCGGTGGAACTGAAGGACTTCACGGCGGGTACAGCGGGTGAGGGTGGCATCGGGGGCCCGGATGGCAACGCCGGCAACCCGGGGACAACGGGGGCTTGCTGGGACTTCACGGGCAGTGCGAGCTGCGGGCAGTGAAGTGAGCTGTGGCGTCGGATGAGAATTTCGTTGAGCTGAACGTAATGCGGATGAACGACTGACGAGCGCGTTGAACCGTGATCAGCTGAGCTGAAAGAGGAGACAGGAAATGATTGGGCGCACCCCGCGCCGGGGTGATAGGGACTCTTTTGTCGCGGAAACGCGGCACGGTGGACTGCCCGGCGCTGACAACTTCACCACCCTGGGGTGGACTGCCGGAGGCGCGGGCGGAAGAACCGTAGATCTGCTGACTCCTTCTGCGTCGGGCCGCGAACCCGGATGTGATCCGACGGTCGCTGAAGGCAGCCCGGCGGCAGGTCGCTTTTGCGCGGCGGGAGAGCTGCACGGTGACGTGGCGGTGGGGAGGAGGCGTGGTCGCGCTGGCACTCGAATTACGGTAGCTGCCGAGACCCCTCCCGTCCCGCGCGCAGCGCGGGACATGGGAGGGGCGGACCGCGCGCAGGCCCGCAGGGCCGAGCACGGGCCGGGGGTGGGCAGCTATCTTCTTGCGGTAGTTCTGTGCTGCGCGCCAGCGCGTGTGGGGTGGTGCGAAGAGCGCGGCACGTCGACTGCGATGGCGTCGAGGAAGTACGTGGAGGCGGAGGCCGAGCTGCAGTCGGCGTGGGAGCTGAACCCGACGTTCGACGTGGCGTACAACCTCGGGAACACGAAGTACCAGCTGAAGAAGTACCGAGAAGCAGCGGAGCATCTATCGTTCGCGCTGAGGAACTGGCCGCTGGTCAAGACGGTGGCGAAGCTGAAGCCGACGGCGGAGCAGCGGCTGGCGGAGTCGCGAGCGCAGGTGGGGGCGCTGAGGGTGACGGTCAGCGCGGCGGGGGCGGAAGTGCTCGTGGACGGCAAGGCCCTGGGGCGGGCGCCGCTGGAAGGGGAGGTGTTCGTCGAACCAGGTGAGCACCGGGTAGAGGCGAGGCTGGAGGGGTACGCGCCGGTGAGCCAGACGGTGAAGAGCGCCAAGGGAGAGACGGCGGACGTGGGGCTGGCGATGGTGGCGGAGAAGAGCGAGGCGCAGGCGGCGGGCGTGAAGACGGAGGGCGGGATGGGCGCGGCGGGCGTGGGGGTCGGTGCGCCGGTGATGGGGCAGCCGCCGGCGGGGCCGGTGGAGCCGCCGCCGAAGAAGAACTGGGTACCGGTGATCGCGCTTGGGGCGGCGAGCGCGGTGGGGCTCGGCGTGGGGATCGGGATGACGGTTGCAGGAAGCAATGTGCTCGATGACGTTCACGCGCAGAGGCAGTCGATCAGGAACGCCGGAGGGCAGTGCACGAAGCCGTCGGCGTCGTTCGTCGACGATTGCGCGGAGCTGAGCAGCGCCGGAGAGCGCGTGGACACGCTCGGGCATGTGGCAGGCGCGGCGTACGTTGCGTCGGGTGTACTGGCCGCCGCCGCGTTGACCTATGCGCTGTGGCCCCGTGGAGAGACGAGAACCGCGGGACAGCCGCGCGTGGTGGCTACAGCGCATCCGACGGGCGCTGGCGTTGTCGTGCTCGGTGCATGGTGAAGGGCTCGGAAGAGGACGCGATGAAAACGAAAGCAAGGCGCTGGGTTGCAGCGAATGTTGTGCTTGTCCTCGCTGCGAGCGGTTGTGACGTCGTGTGGAACGACGTGTCAGGGGATTGTGAGCTGATGCTCACCTGCGCGCACTTCCTGCCGACCGGCAGTGGCGGCGGACCGCCGAACCCCGGATGCGAGGCTGATCCGACGCAGGACGCGAGCACGGTGACGGACGAGTGCGCAGTGTTCGCGAGCGCGACGGCGGAGCCGGGGGGAGATGGGACGAAGGCGAGGCCGTACGTGTCTCTCGAGGAGGCAGTAGCGAAAGCGAACGGCAAGCGGGTGCTGGCGTGCGCGAGCGAGCCGTTCGCGGAGAGCGTGACGATCGAGGCTGGCGTCGAGGTGATCGGGGGCTTCGACTGCGAGGCGGAGTGGACGTGGAGCAATGAGGCGCGGAGCGCAATCGAGGCGCCTGCGAACCGGATCGCGCTCACGGTGTCCGAGGCCGCGAGCGGGGCGAAGGTGCGGAGCTTCGCGATCCGCGCGGCGAGCGCGACGGAGCGGGGCGGATCGTCGATCGGCGTGGCAGTGGCGGACGTCGAGGCGGAGCTTGCGCAGGTGGACGTGACGGCCGGCGATGGGATGGCCGGCGCGAACGGCGAAACGCCGGAGGAGGCGCCGCAAGGGGGAGCCAGCGCGCCGGCGGACGTGTCCAATGCGTGCCCATTCGTCGTCTATGGTGGTGATCCCGGTGTGACGACGTGTGGCGACGGCGAGACGCGCGGTGGCGCTGGCGGACTCGGCGGGACTACGGGTACCGACGAGGGCAATGGGCAGAAGGGTGCGGACGGTGCGCCGTTGCCAGAGCCGAACCCGAGCAACAAAGGCATCGGAGGCACGGGGCAGAATGCAGCCGATGAATGCAATGCCGGTGCAAACGGTAAGAGCGGCGATCCCGGCAGATCCGGCGAAGTGGACGGCTCGACGCAGCTTACATTGGAGGGGATCGCAGGTGGCGACGGCCGAAGCGGCATGACGGGGACGCGAGGTCAAGGGGGAGGAGGCGGCGGAGGCGCGAAAGCAGGGCGGTTCTGTGGACCCTCAGCGGACCCGATCAACGGTCCAGGCGCGAGCGGCGGGGGTGGCGGAGCCGGTGGCTGTGGCGGGAAGGGGGGCAGCGGAGGAAAGGCCGGAGGATCGAGCATCGGGATCGTGAGCCTGGGGACGAAGCTGGTGCTGACGGACGTGACCGTTGCGGTGGGCGAGGCGGGCAAGGGGGGGAATGGCGCGGCAGGTCAACTCGGCGGGTCGGGTGGAACTGGTGCTGCCGGCGGCACGGCGCCTGCGGCGCCTGCAATCCCCGGATGCAAAGGCGGGGATGGTGGCCGAGGCGGAGCTGGAGGTCCTGGCGCCGGCGGCCGAGGGGGCCACGCAGTGGGCATTGCCTACGCTGCAGCGGCGAGCGCCACGCTGGAGCTGAAGGAGTTCATGGCGGGCACGGCCGGAGATGGAGGCAGTGCTGGGCCTGGTGGATCGGAGCAGAGTACCGGTGCCCAGGGCGCGAGCGGTATTTGCTGGAACTTTGCGACGAACGAGAGCTGCGCGCAGTGAGAAAAAGGTGTTGCTGCGTGGCAATTTCGTAGAGCTCAACGGAATGCAATTGAAGGAGGAGGTGGCCTCGGTGGGCCATCGTCCGCAATCGCATACCAGGCCGAGGCGGAGAAGCGGGAAGGGTCGACGACGCTATAGCCCGGCACGTCGGGCGCTGGGGAGAGCCGGTGGAAGCAACAACGTGTCGGAGAACGCGGGCGCGGAAGGCACTGCGGCGACGGAGCAGACGTCTCCGTAAGCGACCGATGAGGTAGCGGGCGGCGTCGTCGACGGCGTCGCTCGCCGGCGCGAAGTGCGGCGAAGAAGGTGTTGGCGATCGCATGGAACGCGATCGACGGGGAGAGGTGTGTCCTGCGGGTGACCCGCGTGGCGGCAAGCGGATGCTCCGCCGGTGCTGCAGGCGACGGCGGCAACGCGACGCCGGGCGGGAACACCGGCGAACCGGGGACGAGCGGTGCGTGCTGGAACTTCGGTGGGCACGAGAGCTGTGGGCGGTGAGAGAAAAGTGGTTCTGCGTGACAATTCCGCAGTTCTCAAAGGAATGCACTCGATCGTGAGCGCCGGGGCCCCGAGAATTACGTGCTTCCGAGTGACAATTGTCTAGGGCTCAAGGCAATGCCATTGGTCGAAGATGAGGGCTACGGTCTGTGAGCAGCTGAGCTGAAGGAGAGAACAAGAAATGATTGGACGCACCTCGCGCCGGGGTGATAGGGACTCTTTTGTCGCGGAGACGCGGCACGGTGGGCTTCCCGGCGCTGACAACTTCACCACCCCCGAGTGGACTGCTCAAGGCGCGGGCGGAGGGACCGTTGATCTGCTGACTTCTTCTGCGTCGGGCCGCGAGAGCGGATGCGATCCGACGGTCGCTGAAGGGAGCCCGGCAGCAGATCGCTTTTGCGCGGCGGGAGAGCTTCGAGGCGTGCCCGTGAGGGGATGGACGCGCCGCTGCGCTGGACCCCGAACCGCCGTTGTAAACGAGACCACTCCCGTCCCGCGGGTAGCGCGGGACATGGGAGGGGCGGGCGGCGCGCAGGCGCGAAGCGCCGAGCACCGACCGGGGGTGGGCATCCTCGTGCTCATTGCTGTCGTTGTCAGCACCCCCGCGCGAACTGCGTGGTGCGAGCAGCGGGTGCGGGGGGCTATGGGAGAGACGGTCGACGCGGCGCTGGCGAAGAGCGAGGAGTCGACGGCGGCGGGAGCGACGACGGAGGGGGGTGGGAGCACGACGGGTGCGGGGGTCGTTGGGCTCGTGGCGGGGCCGCCGGCGGTGCCGATGGAACCGCGACCGCTGCCGGACAAGAGGAACTGGGTGCCGGTGATCACGCTGGGGGCCGCAAGCGCGGTGTGGCTCGGCGTGGGGATCGGGATGACGGTGGCGTCGAACAACGCGAGCGAGGATGGGCGCGCGCAAGCCAATGCAATCCTCAACGCCGGCGGTGGCTGCCCGGATGTGCCGCGCAGATACCAACAGGCGTGCTCTGAGCTTCGGACAACGGCCTTCCGCGTCGACACATTCGGGCGTGCAGCGACCGTGGCGTATACAGCATCGGGCGTGCTGGCCATCGCAGCCGCGACCTATGCGCTGTGGCCGCGTTCGGGGACCAAGGCGTCAGGCAAGGTGCGTGCTCTACCCGAAGCGCGCATCGGTTACGGGGGGATTGCGGTGCAGTGCGTATGGTGAAGAGCCGAAACGAGGTTGCAATGAAGAGGAATCGAGTTCGCGGGCAGCTGTGTTCCTTGGGGCTGGTCGTTTGCACCGTCGGTTGCGATACGGTGTGGAGCAACGTCGCGGAGGATTGCGAGGTTACCCTGTCGTGCGACCATCATCGCGGGCTGTGGGATGGCACAGGCGGCGGTGTGCCGAACCCCGAGTGTGAGGCCGATCCGACGAAGGACGCGAGCACGGTGACGGACGAGTGCGCGGTGTTCGCGAGCGCAAACGCGGCACCTGGCGGGGACGGGACAAAGGAGAAGCCGTACGCTTCGCTCGCGGAGGCGATCGCGAACGCCCACGGCAAGCGGGTGCTGGCGTGCATGAGCGGAGCGTTCGCGGAGAGCGTGACGATCGAGGCGGGCGTGGAGGTGATCGGCGGCTTCGACTGTGACGCGGCGTGGATGTGGAGCGAAGCGGCGCGGAGCGCGATCGAGGGGCCGCCGGATCAGATCGCGCTCACGCTGGGGGAGGGAGCGAACGGGGCAAAGGTGCGGAGCTTCGCGGTGCGCGCCGCGAGCACGACGAAGGCAGGCGGGTCGTCGATCGGGGTGGCGGTCGCGGACATCGGGGCGGAACTGGCGCAGGTGGAGGTGACCGCAAGCGACGGGATGGATGGCGCGGACGGCAAGATACCGATCGAACGGCCGTACACAGGGGCGAGCGGGTCGACGAATACGGCGTCGTTCGCGTGTATTATGGATGTGTCTGTCTACGGCGGCGACCCCGGCGTCACCCTCTGCGAAGACGGCGAGACCCGCGGTGGCGAAGGCGGCCTCGGCGGCATCCCAGGCATGGGTGACGACAACGGCCGGCCCGGCCAGGCCGGAACCCCCCTGCCCGACCCAATCCTCCCCGACAGCCCGGGTCTCGGCGGCATGGGCCAAACGGAGACGAGCGAATGCGAACAGGGCCAACCCGGCCGCGATGGCGCCTCCGACGCCCACGGCCGCGCCGGTCGCGCCACCACCCTCGCCCTCACGGGCATCACCGGCGGCGACGGCGCCCCCGGCATCACCGGCAAGAAAGGTCAAGGAGGCGGTGGAGGCGGCGGCGCGAAGGCGGGGTATTATTGCGGAAACCCGAGGAGCCCCGTGGAGGCTTCTGGCGCCAGCGGCGGTGGCGGCGGAGCCGGCGGCTGCGGAGGCAAAGGAGGAGGCGGCGGCCAAGCCGGCGGATCGAGCATCGGCATCCTCAGTCTGGGAACGAAGCTCGAACTGACCGAGGTGACCGTCGCCGTGGGCAAGGCGGGCAACGGAGGAAAGGGCGGACTCGGACGACCTGGCGCCAGCGGGGGCAGTGGCGGGACCGCAGGTGACGCTGGCCCTCTTGGTGGCTCCGGATGTGATGGTGGTCGTGGCGGCACGGGCGGCCGCGGCGGTCTTGGCGGCGGCGGTCGAGGCGGCCATGCGGTGGGAATCGCCTACGCCGCTGCGCCGAGCGCGGCGGTGGAGCTGAAGGACTTCAAAAAGGGGGCGGCGGGCGACGGCGGGCAGCTCGGGTTCGGCGACAACGCCGGCATGCCCGGTGTGAGCGCCGCGTGCTGGAGCTTCGGTGGAAACGAGAGCTGCGGGCAGTGAGAAAAAAAGTGCTGTTGCGTGATAATCCCGAGGGGCTCAACGTAATGCGACTGGTTGAATCACGAGCGCTGCGTCTTGTGAGCAGCTGAGCTGAAGGAGACACAAAGAATATGAGTGGACGTGCCCCGTGCTGCGGTGGTAGGGAGTGGTCCGTCGCGGAGACGCGACACGGTGGGCTGCCAGGCGCTTACAACCGCACCACCATCGCGTGGATTGCCCAGGGCGCGGGCGGAGGGACCGTTGATCTGCTGAAACCTTCTGCGTCGGGCCGCGAGCGTGGATGTTATCCAACGGTCGCTGAAGGCAGTCCGTCAGTAGATCACTTTCTTGCGGCGGGAGAGCTGCGATGTGTAGCGCCGGGGCAGAGGCGTGATGGCGCTGGGCTCCGAACCGCGATCGCCGTCGAGACCCCTCCCGTCCTCGCGTACGGGGCGACGCGGTGCGGCAGCAAGGGCAGACCACGCTGCAATCCGGCACGCCGGGCGCCCGGGGCCCCGGCCGCAGCAACAACGTTGCCGACAACGCGGGCGCAGCAGGCACGGCGGCGGCGGAGCAGGAGTTTCCATAAGTGAGCGACGACGTGGCGGGCGGCCTCGTCGCTGGTGCCGCCTGCCGCCGTGAAGCGTGGCGGCAGGCGACCCCGACGATCGCGCGACGCGCGATCGAGCGTGCGAGGCGCCTCCCGCAGGCGACATGTACGGCGGCGAGCTGCGCCCGCCGGCTGCTGCCACCGGCGAGCGGTGGAGAAAGTGAGGACGACCGTACGATCTTGTGACGACCCGGCCTGGCTGCGCGTAAGTAGTCGAAAGATATCGATTTCTGGACGAAAACGCTTGGCGAGCTCTTTCGTGGCCGGCAGTATGCG
Protein-coding regions in this window:
- a CDS encoding PEGA domain-containing protein; the encoded protein is MASRKYVEAEAELQSAWELNPTFDVAYNLGNTKYQLKKYREAAEHLSFALRNWPLVKTVAKLKPTAEQRLAESRAQVGALRVTVSAAGAEVLVDGKALGRAPLEGEVFVEPGEHRVEARLEGYAPVSQTVKSAKGETADVGLAMVAEKSEAQAAGVKTEGGMGAAGVGVGAPVMGQPPAGPVEPPPKKNWVPVIALGAASAVGLGVGIGMTVAGSNVLDDVHAQRQSIRNAGGQCTKPSASFVDDCAELSSAGERVDTLGHVAGAAYVASGVLAAAALTYALWPRGETRTAGQPRVVATAHPTGAGVVVLGAW